From one Erythrobacter sp. HKB08 genomic stretch:
- the acs gene encoding acetate--CoA ligase, with translation MSDALFPVPEEWARGALVDAERYAEKYRRSISDIDAFWREEAARIDWIQPFETVKDTSYDKDDFHIRWFEGGKLNICANALDRHLAENSDRVAILWEPDDPSTPSRKLTYADLHREVCRFANALRANGVKKGDRVTIYLPMVPEAAIAMLACARIGAIHSVVFAGFSPEALSGRIDDCKSDIVITADEGLRGGKTVPLKANVDAALEKVPVSRVIVLRHTQADVAMEDGRDIWWSDAVADQSDECEPEVMDAEDPLFILYTSGSTGKPKGVMHTTGGYAVWTSMTHQYVFDYRPGQVYWCAADVGWVTGHSYVVYGPLLNGATQVMFEGVPNFPDHSRFWQVVDKYEVEIFYAAPTALRALMREGDEWVTKTSRKSLRLLGSVGEPINPEAWDWYHRVVGERRCPIVDTWWQTETGGAMITPLPGATDLKPGSASKPMFGVQPAVLDPESGKMLEGATSGALVITDSWPGQMRTVYGDHQRFFDTYFSQYPGYYFTGDGCRRDEDGYYWITGRIDDVINVSGHRMGTAEVESALVEHPSVAEAAVVGMPHDVKGQGIYAYVTTNAGTEDTDELRKELVQWVRKEIGPIATPDVLQFAPGLPKTRSGKIMRRILRKIAENDTGNLGDTSTLADPSVVDDLLANRPK, from the coding sequence ATGAGCGACGCTTTGTTTCCGGTCCCTGAAGAATGGGCGCGCGGCGCGCTGGTCGATGCCGAGCGTTACGCCGAGAAATACCGCCGTTCGATCTCAGACATCGACGCATTCTGGCGCGAGGAAGCGGCGCGGATCGACTGGATCCAGCCGTTCGAGACGGTCAAGGACACGTCCTACGACAAGGACGACTTTCACATCCGCTGGTTCGAAGGCGGCAAGCTCAACATCTGCGCCAACGCGCTCGACCGCCACCTTGCCGAAAATAGCGACAGGGTCGCCATCCTGTGGGAGCCGGATGATCCCTCCACCCCTTCACGCAAGCTGACCTATGCCGACCTCCACCGCGAGGTTTGCCGGTTCGCCAATGCCCTGCGCGCCAATGGCGTGAAGAAGGGCGACCGCGTCACCATCTACCTGCCCATGGTCCCCGAAGCCGCGATCGCCATGCTCGCCTGCGCGCGGATCGGGGCGATCCACTCGGTAGTATTTGCCGGTTTCTCGCCAGAAGCGCTGTCCGGCAGGATCGATGATTGCAAATCCGATATCGTCATCACCGCCGATGAAGGCCTGCGCGGCGGCAAGACGGTTCCGCTCAAAGCCAATGTCGATGCGGCGCTCGAGAAAGTGCCGGTCAGCCGCGTCATCGTGCTGCGCCACACGCAGGCCGACGTCGCGATGGAGGATGGCCGCGACATCTGGTGGAGCGATGCCGTCGCCGATCAGTCCGACGAGTGCGAGCCGGAAGTGATGGATGCTGAAGACCCGCTCTTCATCCTCTACACCAGCGGTTCGACCGGCAAGCCCAAGGGCGTGATGCACACCACCGGCGGCTATGCCGTGTGGACCAGCATGACGCACCAGTACGTCTTCGACTACCGCCCGGGCCAGGTCTACTGGTGCGCGGCTGACGTCGGCTGGGTCACCGGCCACAGCTACGTCGTCTACGGGCCGCTGCTCAATGGTGCGACGCAGGTGATGTTCGAAGGCGTGCCGAACTTCCCCGACCATTCGCGCTTCTGGCAGGTGGTCGACAAATACGAGGTCGAGATTTTCTACGCCGCCCCGACCGCCCTGCGCGCCCTGATGCGCGAAGGCGACGAGTGGGTGACGAAGACCAGCCGCAAGTCGCTACGCCTGCTCGGCTCGGTCGGCGAGCCGATCAATCCCGAGGCGTGGGACTGGTATCACCGCGTCGTCGGCGAGCGGCGCTGCCCGATCGTCGATACCTGGTGGCAGACCGAAACCGGCGGCGCGATGATTACGCCGCTGCCCGGTGCGACCGATCTCAAGCCCGGCAGTGCATCCAAGCCGATGTTCGGGGTGCAGCCAGCCGTGCTCGATCCGGAAAGCGGCAAGATGCTGGAGGGAGCGACTTCGGGCGCGCTCGTCATCACCGATAGCTGGCCGGGACAGATGCGCACCGTCTATGGCGACCACCAGCGCTTCTTCGATACCTATTTCAGCCAGTATCCCGGTTACTATTTCACCGGCGACGGCTGCCGCCGCGACGAGGATGGCTATTACTGGATCACCGGCCGCATCGACGACGTGATCAATGTCTCCGGCCACCGCATGGGCACCGCCGAGGTCGAAAGCGCTCTGGTCGAGCATCCTTCCGTTGCCGAAGCTGCCGTCGTTGGCATGCCGCACGATGTGAAGGGACAGGGCATCTACGCCTATGTCACGACCAATGCCGGGACCGAGGATACAGACGAACTGCGCAAGGAACTGGTGCAGTGGGTCCGCAAGGAAATCGGCCCGATCGCCACGCCGGACGTGCTGCAATTCGCGCCTGGCCTGCCAAAGACTCGTTCCGGCAAGATCATGCGCCGCATCCTGCGCAAGATTGCAGAGAACGACACCGGCAATCTCGGCGATACCTCGACGCTGGCCGATCCTTCGGTAGTCGATGACCTGCTCGCCAACCGCCCGAAGTAG
- a CDS encoding lasso peptide biosynthesis B2 protein, which yields MPKLKTMASMPRAEWAGYAEAMACLLWARLLVLLVPLKHWRKHIADGIEAKGTLEPLDESEREAVKLVARSISRAVRNTPVELICLPQALAARWMLARRGVATQLYLGTRMAAEEDREFHAWLKAGRTWVTGHCDEENFVTFERRTA from the coding sequence ATGCCCAAGCTGAAAACCATGGCCTCCATGCCGCGCGCCGAGTGGGCGGGCTATGCGGAGGCGATGGCTTGCCTGCTGTGGGCGCGGCTGCTGGTGCTCCTCGTGCCGCTCAAGCATTGGCGCAAACACATCGCCGACGGGATCGAGGCGAAAGGGACTTTGGAGCCGTTGGACGAGAGCGAGCGCGAGGCGGTGAAGCTGGTCGCCCGCTCGATATCACGGGCAGTTCGCAACACTCCGGTCGAACTCATCTGCCTGCCGCAGGCGCTTGCAGCGCGCTGGATGCTCGCCCGGCGCGGGGTTGCGACGCAGCTTTACCTCGGCACACGGATGGCGGCGGAAGAGGACCGCGAATTCCACGCCTGGCTCAAGGCCGGGCGGACATGGGTGACCGGCCACTGCGACGAGGAAAATTTCGTCACTTTCGAGCGTCGCACTGCCTGA
- a CDS encoding acyl-CoA dehydrogenase, producing the protein MVPFNWEDPFDLESQLTEDERMIRDTAHAFAQSELQTRVQDAFRHEVDAPELFPLFGQAGLLGATVPEEYGGAGASYVAYGLIAREIERVDSGYRSMASVQSSLVMYPIHAYGSEEQRRKYLPGLASGELIGCFGLTEPDAGSDPAGMKTHAKKDGDGYVLNGSKTWISNSPFADVFVVWAKSEEHGGGIRGFVLEKGMKGLSAPKIEGKVSLRASTTGMIVMDDVKVGADALLPNVQGLKGPFGCLNRARYGISWGAMGAAEFCLHAARQYGLDRHQFGVPLASKQLYQLKLANMMSEIALGLQGSLRVGRLMDEGRFAPDMISIVKRNNVGKALEIARHARDMHGGNGISDEYQVIRHMVNLETVNTYEGTHDVHALILGRAVTGISAF; encoded by the coding sequence ATGGTGCCGTTCAATTGGGAAGATCCCTTCGACCTGGAATCCCAGCTTACCGAAGACGAGCGGATGATTCGCGACACCGCGCATGCCTTCGCGCAGAGCGAATTGCAGACCCGCGTGCAGGATGCATTCCGTCATGAAGTCGACGCGCCCGAGCTGTTCCCGCTGTTCGGACAGGCCGGTCTCCTCGGCGCAACGGTGCCGGAAGAATATGGCGGTGCAGGCGCCAGCTATGTCGCCTACGGCCTGATCGCGCGCGAGATCGAGCGGGTCGACAGCGGCTATCGCTCGATGGCCTCGGTCCAGTCGAGCCTCGTGATGTATCCGATCCATGCCTACGGCTCGGAAGAACAGCGCCGCAAGTACCTCCCCGGCCTTGCCAGCGGCGAGCTGATCGGCTGCTTCGGCCTTACCGAACCCGACGCAGGCTCCGACCCGGCCGGAATGAAGACCCATGCCAAGAAGGACGGCGACGGTTACGTCCTCAACGGGTCGAAGACCTGGATCTCGAACTCGCCTTTCGCGGATGTTTTCGTCGTTTGGGCGAAGAGCGAGGAGCATGGCGGCGGCATTCGCGGCTTCGTTCTCGAAAAGGGCATGAAGGGCCTTTCCGCCCCCAAGATCGAAGGCAAGGTCAGCCTCCGCGCCTCGACAACCGGCATGATCGTGATGGACGATGTGAAGGTCGGCGCGGATGCGCTGCTGCCCAATGTCCAGGGTCTCAAGGGGCCGTTCGGTTGCCTCAACCGCGCGCGCTACGGCATCAGCTGGGGCGCGATGGGCGCGGCGGAATTCTGCCTCCACGCCGCGCGCCAGTACGGCCTCGACCGTCACCAGTTCGGCGTGCCGCTCGCTAGCAAGCAGCTCTACCAGCTCAAGCTCGCCAACATGATGAGCGAAATCGCACTCGGCCTGCAGGGATCCCTGCGCGTCGGTCGCCTGATGGACGAGGGCCGCTTCGCCCCGGACATGATCTCGATCGTGAAGCGCAACAACGTGGGCAAGGCGCTCGAAATCGCCCGCCACGCGCGCGACATGCACGGCGGCAACGGCATCAGCGACGAATACCAGGTCATCCGCCACATGGTGAACCTCGAGACGGTCAACACCTACGAGGGCACGCATGACGTCCATGCGCTGATCCTCGGACGCGCGGTGACCGGCATCTCGGCCTTCTGA
- the maiA gene encoding maleylacetoacetate isomerase has translation MKLYGYYRSSTSFRLRIALELKGLEYENIPVNLLQSEQKAKDFTSRNAFGSVPMLEADGRDRAQSMALIEWLDEAYPEPALLPTDIEDRYTARELAYAIATELHAPLNLPILKYLGSEYGKSQEEIGEWYRHWLARTLDPLEKRLEQVGSGDFLFDGPGFFEVCLLPQMYNARRFSFDFSDKPRMERIERACLALPAFQRAHPDNQPDNPERTAQ, from the coding sequence ATGAAGCTTTACGGCTACTACCGCAGCTCGACGAGCTTCCGCCTGCGCATCGCGCTCGAACTCAAGGGGCTGGAATACGAGAATATTCCGGTCAACCTGCTGCAGTCCGAGCAGAAGGCGAAGGACTTCACCAGCCGCAACGCTTTCGGCAGCGTGCCGATGCTCGAAGCGGACGGGCGCGACCGGGCGCAATCGATGGCGCTCATCGAGTGGCTCGACGAAGCCTACCCAGAGCCTGCACTGCTGCCGACGGATATCGAAGACCGCTACACCGCGCGCGAACTGGCCTATGCCATCGCGACCGAGCTGCACGCGCCGCTAAACCTGCCGATCCTCAAGTACCTCGGCAGCGAATACGGCAAGTCGCAGGAAGAGATCGGCGAATGGTACCGCCACTGGCTCGCCCGCACGCTCGACCCGCTGGAGAAGCGGCTGGAGCAGGTCGGCAGCGGCGATTTCCTGTTCGACGGGCCCGGCTTCTTCGAGGTCTGCCTGCTGCCGCAGATGTACAACGCGCGCCGCTTCTCATTCGACTTTTCAGACAAGCCGCGCATGGAGCGGATCGAGCGGGCCTGCCTTGCCCTGCCCGCCTTCCAGCGCGCCCACCCCGATAACCAGCCGGACAACCCCGAAAGGACGGCCCAATGA
- a CDS encoding fumarylacetoacetate hydrolase family protein: MKLASLNDGTRDGKLVVVSKDITRYCAADNIAPTMQYALDNWDEVAPKLDALYRDVEHQTVPCERFHEREAHSPLPRAYQWADGSAYINHVELVRKARGAEVPESFYHDPLMYQGGSDDFLPPRGDIPLKDTAWGCDMEGEIACITDDVPMGTSPEDAAGHIKLLMLVNDVSLRGLIPGELAKGFGFFQSKPATAFSPVAVTPDELGDAWQNSVIAHPLKVDYNGEPFGRAEVAEDATFNLADLVSHAAKTRNLGAGAIIGSGTISNKGEDGGPGKPVSEGGAGYSCIAEIRMIETIYDGEPKTRFMAPGDTVRIWMDDEHGHSIFGAIEQKVVQA, from the coding sequence ATGAAACTCGCATCGCTCAACGATGGAACCCGCGACGGCAAGCTCGTCGTCGTGTCCAAGGACATCACCCGCTACTGCGCGGCGGACAATATCGCGCCGACCATGCAATATGCGCTCGACAACTGGGACGAGGTCGCGCCGAAACTCGACGCGCTCTACCGCGATGTCGAGCACCAGACGGTCCCTTGCGAGCGTTTCCACGAACGCGAGGCGCACTCCCCGCTGCCGCGCGCCTACCAGTGGGCCGACGGCTCGGCCTACATCAATCACGTCGAACTGGTGCGCAAGGCGCGCGGTGCCGAGGTGCCGGAGAGCTTCTACCACGACCCGCTGATGTACCAGGGCGGCAGCGACGATTTCCTGCCCCCGCGCGGTGACATTCCGCTCAAGGACACTGCATGGGGCTGCGACATGGAAGGCGAGATCGCCTGCATCACCGACGATGTGCCGATGGGCACCTCGCCCGAAGATGCGGCCGGTCACATCAAGCTGCTGATGCTCGTCAACGACGTCTCGCTTCGCGGCCTCATCCCGGGCGAACTCGCAAAGGGCTTCGGCTTCTTCCAGTCCAAGCCCGCCACCGCTTTCTCGCCCGTTGCCGTCACGCCTGACGAGCTGGGCGATGCCTGGCAGAACAGCGTCATCGCCCACCCGCTCAAGGTCGATTACAACGGCGAGCCGTTCGGCCGCGCGGAAGTGGCGGAGGATGCGACCTTCAACCTCGCCGATCTGGTCTCGCATGCGGCCAAGACCCGCAACCTCGGCGCGGGCGCGATCATCGGGTCGGGTACGATCTCGAACAAGGGCGAAGACGGCGGCCCCGGCAAGCCGGTCAGCGAAGGCGGCGCAGGCTACAGCTGCATCGCGGAAATCCGCATGATCGAGACGATCTACGACGGCGAGCCCAAGACCCGTTTCATGGCACCGGGCGATACCGTGCGCATCTGGATGGACGACGAACACGGCCATTCGATCTTCGGTGCGATCGAACAGAAGGTCGTCCAGGCCTGA
- a CDS encoding OmpW family protein, with protein sequence MKLYLSTAIAAVAMLSAPAAARAEAGDFQAKLFVTGVLPDGKITDVRTDIVGLPANTQTKANDNIVPTVAIEYFVTDNFSIETICCVTQHDVDGTTGLPGAELVSDAKVIPATVTAKLHFDAGGIKPYVGAGPTYFIWIDEQPGAATLPLGVTDFDMSNELGLAVQAGVDVPLNENGLGFSIDAKRYFVDTTARWFAGNTLAIETEHKIDPWVVSAGLSLRF encoded by the coding sequence ATGAAACTGTATCTTTCGACTGCGATCGCAGCCGTCGCCATGCTGTCGGCCCCGGCGGCCGCGCGTGCCGAAGCCGGTGATTTCCAGGCGAAACTGTTCGTCACCGGGGTCCTGCCTGACGGCAAGATCACCGATGTGCGCACCGACATCGTCGGCCTGCCCGCGAACACGCAGACCAAGGCGAATGACAATATCGTCCCCACGGTCGCGATCGAATACTTCGTCACCGACAACTTCTCGATCGAGACGATCTGCTGCGTCACGCAGCACGATGTCGACGGCACGACCGGCCTGCCGGGCGCCGAGCTGGTGTCCGATGCCAAGGTCATTCCGGCTACGGTGACCGCCAAGCTCCATTTCGATGCCGGCGGCATCAAGCCCTACGTCGGCGCAGGTCCGACCTATTTCATCTGGATCGACGAACAGCCGGGTGCTGCCACCCTGCCGCTCGGAGTGACCGACTTCGACATGTCCAACGAGCTGGGCCTTGCCGTGCAGGCGGGCGTCGACGTGCCGCTCAACGAGAACGGCCTCGGCTTCAGCATCGATGCCAAGCGCTATTTCGTCGACACGACTGCGCGCTGGTTTGCCGGCAATACGCTCGCCATCGAGACCGAACACAAGATCGACCCTTGGGTTGTGAGCGCGGGCCTTTCCCTCCGTTTTTGA
- a CDS encoding helix-turn-helix domain-containing protein: MGTRSAFETFMRSAFGLEPGCRLGAALEPLSRTCPIEKGQTADLDRSIDLIAYIAGGSTKLVAKASDNREQIVAFHFGGDLVSIPKEALHSYRLTGLEAGELLYFPAREFFDQTASEASVARALHDRLRTALHRCRDKAVGLGRKTAQERLADFLLIMCERVGVHSGRACRLDLPMSRKDIGDSLGLTIETVSRQLGVLREVGLIETQGRSGILIRNLDELAAIAGHFAGDAPEKAKASRFDADQCSGSARGLATTSTGGSY; the protein is encoded by the coding sequence ATGGGAACACGCAGCGCATTCGAAACATTCATGCGGTCGGCATTCGGCCTCGAGCCGGGGTGTCGGCTGGGCGCCGCGCTTGAACCGCTGTCCCGGACCTGCCCGATCGAGAAGGGCCAGACCGCCGATCTCGACCGTTCGATCGACCTCATTGCCTACATCGCGGGCGGTTCGACCAAGCTGGTCGCGAAGGCCTCCGACAACCGCGAGCAGATCGTCGCCTTCCACTTCGGCGGCGACCTCGTCTCGATCCCGAAAGAGGCGCTCCACAGCTATCGCCTGACGGGCCTGGAAGCGGGGGAACTGCTCTATTTCCCGGCTCGCGAATTCTTCGACCAGACGGCTTCCGAAGCGAGCGTCGCGCGCGCGCTTCACGACCGTTTGCGCACGGCGCTGCATCGTTGCCGCGACAAGGCGGTTGGGCTCGGTCGCAAGACCGCGCAGGAGCGTCTGGCCGATTTCCTCCTCATCATGTGCGAGCGCGTGGGCGTTCATTCAGGCCGTGCCTGCCGGCTCGACCTGCCCATGTCGCGCAAGGACATCGGCGACTCGCTCGGCCTCACGATCGAGACGGTCAGCCGCCAGCTCGGCGTGCTGCGCGAAGTGGGGCTGATCGAGACGCAGGGCCGCTCCGGTATCCTCATTCGCAACCTCGACGAACTGGCGGCGATCGCCGGCCATTTCGCGGGCGATGCACCCGAAAAGGCGAAAGCCTCAAGATTTGACGCAGATCAATGCAGCGGTTCCGCCCGGGGCCTAGCGACGACCTCGACAGGAGGGTCATACTGA
- the ccoN gene encoding cytochrome-c oxidase, cbb3-type subunit I yields MEAVLGRIGLWFLILLAAIAAMLGAADSGFAAHMVIIALLALVMIVLSANRYDPVAKAQSILGMPPGPSRYDDDPIRWGVIATMFWGLAGLLAGVFIALQLTFPQLNFEPYLNFGRLRPLHTSAVIFAFGGNALLATSYYVVQRTCRTTLAFPKLARFVFWGYQLFIVLAATGYLLGITQSKEYAEPEWYVDLWLTIVWVSYLIVFVGTILRRHEPHIYVANWFYLAFIVTVAMLHVVNNLAMPVSLLGSRSYSAFAGVQDALTQWWYGHNAVGFFLTAGFLAMMYYFVPKQAERPIYSYRLSIIHFWSLIFLYIWAGPHHLHYTALPDWAQTLGMVFSIMLWMPSWGGMINGLMTLNGAWDKVRTDPIIRMMVLALAFYGMSTFEGPMLSIKSVNSLSHYTDWTIGHVHSGALGWNGMITFACVYFLVPRLWKRERLYSVRMINWHFWLATLGIVFYAASMWVAGVTQGLMWREYGADGYLVNSFVDTVAALHPMYLARAFGGLLYLSGAVIMTYNIWMTIAGKLRDEAPMGVSTYDEAADRPLAPAE; encoded by the coding sequence ATGGAAGCGGTACTCGGCCGGATCGGCCTCTGGTTTCTGATTTTGCTGGCGGCGATTGCAGCCATGCTGGGCGCGGCGGACAGCGGGTTCGCGGCGCATATGGTCATTATCGCGCTGCTCGCGCTCGTGATGATCGTCTTGAGCGCCAACCGGTACGATCCGGTCGCCAAGGCGCAGAGCATCCTCGGCATGCCGCCGGGGCCTTCGCGTTATGACGACGATCCCATCCGCTGGGGCGTCATCGCGACGATGTTCTGGGGCCTCGCCGGCCTACTCGCCGGCGTATTCATCGCGCTCCAGTTGACCTTCCCGCAGCTCAATTTCGAGCCCTACCTCAACTTCGGACGCCTGCGCCCGCTGCATACTTCGGCAGTGATCTTCGCATTCGGCGGGAACGCGCTGCTCGCAACGAGCTACTACGTCGTCCAGCGCACCTGCCGCACGACACTCGCGTTTCCCAAGCTCGCCCGCTTCGTCTTCTGGGGCTACCAGCTGTTCATCGTGCTGGCGGCGACCGGCTACCTGCTCGGCATCACCCAGTCGAAGGAATATGCGGAGCCCGAGTGGTACGTCGACCTGTGGCTGACGATCGTGTGGGTGAGCTACCTGATCGTCTTCGTCGGCACGATCCTGCGCCGTCACGAACCGCATATCTACGTCGCCAACTGGTTCTACCTCGCCTTCATCGTCACCGTGGCGATGCTGCACGTGGTCAACAACCTGGCGATGCCGGTCAGCCTGCTCGGTTCGCGCAGCTACTCCGCTTTCGCCGGGGTTCAGGATGCGCTGACGCAGTGGTGGTACGGCCATAACGCGGTCGGCTTCTTCCTCACCGCGGGCTTCCTCGCGATGATGTACTACTTCGTGCCGAAACAGGCCGAGCGACCGATCTACAGCTATCGCCTGTCGATCATCCACTTCTGGTCGCTGATCTTCCTCTACATCTGGGCAGGTCCGCACCACCTTCACTACACGGCCCTGCCGGACTGGGCGCAGACGCTCGGCATGGTGTTCTCGATCATGCTGTGGATGCCCAGCTGGGGCGGCATGATCAACGGCCTGATGACGCTCAACGGCGCATGGGACAAGGTCCGCACCGACCCGATCATCCGCATGATGGTCCTCGCGCTCGCCTTCTACGGGATGAGCACCTTCGAAGGCCCGATGCTGTCGATCAAGTCGGTCAACAGCCTGTCACACTACACCGACTGGACCATCGGCCACGTCCACTCCGGCGCACTTGGCTGGAACGGCATGATCACCTTCGCCTGCGTCTACTTCCTCGTGCCCCGCCTGTGGAAGCGCGAGCGGCTGTACTCGGTGCGGATGATCAACTGGCACTTCTGGCTCGCGACGCTCGGCATCGTTTTCTACGCCGCCAGCATGTGGGTCGCAGGCGTGACCCAGGGCCTGATGTGGCGCGAATACGGGGCCGACGGATACCTGGTGAACAGCTTCGTCGATACGGTCGCGGCGCTGCACCCGATGTATCTCGCCCGTGCCTTCGGCGGCCTGCTCTACCTCTCGGGCGCGGTCATCATGACCTACAACATCTGGATGACCATCGCCGGCAAGCTGCGCGATGAAGCTCCGATGGGCGTCTCCACCTACGACGAAGCGGCCGACCGTCCGCTCGCTCCGGCAGAATAA
- the ccoO gene encoding cytochrome-c oxidase, cbb3-type subunit II has product MSMTEKHKKLERNVTLLGAATLVTVAIGGVVEIAPLFWIDNTIEEVEGVRPYSPLEQAGRDIYIREGCYTCHSQMIRPFRDEVERYGHYSLAAESMYDHPFQWGSKRTGPDLARVGGRYSDEWHVQHLENPQAVVPESIMPQYGFLKDNELKVKDAGAMLTALRRVGVPYSDEDIEQANSDLIAQADPDLDAGNLEERYPKAQIRDFDGNPNKVSEMDALLAYLQMLGTLVDVNSAAAQEELAEEKGR; this is encoded by the coding sequence ATGAGCATGACGGAAAAGCACAAGAAGCTTGAACGCAACGTCACCCTGCTGGGTGCAGCGACACTGGTCACCGTTGCCATCGGCGGCGTGGTCGAAATCGCCCCGCTGTTCTGGATCGACAACACGATCGAGGAAGTCGAAGGCGTGCGGCCCTACAGCCCGCTCGAGCAGGCCGGGCGCGACATCTACATCCGTGAGGGGTGCTACACCTGTCACAGCCAGATGATCCGCCCGTTCCGAGACGAGGTCGAACGCTACGGCCATTACAGCCTCGCGGCGGAAAGCATGTACGACCACCCGTTCCAGTGGGGATCGAAGCGCACCGGGCCCGACCTGGCGCGCGTCGGCGGGCGCTATTCGGATGAATGGCACGTGCAGCACCTCGAGAACCCGCAGGCGGTCGTGCCCGAGAGCATCATGCCGCAATACGGCTTCCTCAAGGACAACGAGCTCAAGGTGAAGGACGCCGGCGCAATGCTGACCGCCCTTCGCCGCGTGGGCGTGCCCTATTCCGACGAGGATATCGAGCAGGCCAATAGCGACCTCATCGCCCAGGCCGACCCCGATCTCGACGCGGGCAACCTGGAGGAACGCTATCCGAAGGCGCAGATCCGCGACTTCGACGGCAATCCCAACAAGGTCAGCGAGATGGATGCCCTGCTCGCCTATCTCCAGATGCTCGGCACGCTGGTCGATGTAAACAGCGCCGCGGCACAGGAAGAACTCGCCGAGGAGAAGGGCCGATGA
- a CDS encoding cbb3-type cytochrome c oxidase subunit 3, with product MTFYDAFRHFADSYGLALIFTLYLVLCGWAFLPGSHKRNHSAANSIFEDQDHGE from the coding sequence ATGACCTTCTATGACGCATTCCGCCACTTCGCCGACAGCTACGGGCTGGCGCTGATTTTCACGCTCTACCTCGTGCTGTGCGGCTGGGCGTTCCTGCCCGGCTCGCACAAGCGCAACCACTCGGCAGCCAATTCGATCTTCGAGGACCAAGACCATGGCGAATAA
- the ccoP gene encoding cytochrome-c oxidase, cbb3-type subunit III, with protein MANKTDDKRIDQPTGTEFVGHEWDGIEELNTPLPRWWLWTFYATILFSVGYVVAYPAWPMIEKGTEGMLGWSSRGELAKEMDAADMARQSFKEQLAAIDVVKLRDNPELFQQAAAGGQAAFRVNCIQCHGSGGAGNQRLGYPNLNDDAWIWGGTLEDIHYTISHGIRQPVDNEERQSVMPPFAGAFDSGQLNSLVDHVLSLSGKAQSNPVGAQLYADNCVACHGAQGQGDTAQGAPRLNDAIWLRGGTRDDIKAQILNPKMGAMPAWQDRLDAPTIKMLTAYVYSLGGGEEPAAEPIMSTENPEVADDAAE; from the coding sequence ATGGCGAATAAGACCGACGACAAGCGGATCGACCAGCCGACGGGCACCGAATTCGTCGGCCACGAATGGGACGGCATCGAGGAGCTCAACACGCCCCTGCCGCGCTGGTGGCTGTGGACCTTCTACGCGACCATCCTGTTCTCGGTCGGCTATGTCGTGGCCTACCCCGCCTGGCCGATGATCGAGAAGGGCACCGAGGGGATGCTCGGCTGGTCCAGCCGCGGCGAGCTCGCCAAGGAAATGGATGCCGCCGACATGGCGCGCCAGTCTTTCAAGGAGCAGCTGGCGGCGATCGACGTGGTCAAGCTGCGCGACAATCCGGAACTGTTCCAGCAGGCCGCAGCGGGCGGACAGGCCGCTTTTCGCGTGAACTGCATCCAGTGTCACGGCTCGGGCGGCGCGGGCAACCAGCGTCTCGGCTATCCGAACCTCAACGACGATGCCTGGATCTGGGGCGGTACGCTGGAGGACATCCACTACACGATCAGCCACGGTATCCGGCAGCCGGTGGACAATGAGGAACGCCAGAGCGTCATGCCGCCGTTCGCCGGCGCATTCGACAGCGGCCAGCTGAATTCGCTCGTCGACCATGTCCTGTCGCTCAGCGGCAAGGCGCAGTCCAATCCGGTCGGAGCGCAGCTCTATGCCGACAACTGCGTCGCCTGCCACGGTGCGCAGGGCCAGGGCGATACGGCTCAGGGTGCACCGCGCCTCAATGACGCGATCTGGCTGCGCGGCGGCACGCGCGACGACATCAAGGCGCAGATCCTTAATCCGAAGATGGGCGCCATGCCCGCCTGGCAGGATCGCCTCGACGCGCCGACGATCAAGATGCTGACCGCCTATGTCTATTCGCTCGGGGGAGGCGAAGAGCCGGCTGCAGAGCCGATCATGTCCACCGAAAACCCCGAGGTAGCGGACGATGCCGCCGAATGA